Proteins encoded together in one Persephonella sp. window:
- a CDS encoding cytochrome c peroxidase: MTFAFEALQPLPVTVKYDRAKAELGKILFHDPSLSKDNKVSCATCHDLYTKCGTDQKPVSTGFAGRKGTVNSPTVFNAVFNFRQFWNGRAKDLREQLIGPITNPVEMNSSPKEIEEKLNKNPFYRKKFKEIYHTNRIKFEQVADAIVEFEKALITPNSKFDRYLRGLVKLSPEEEEGFKLFKRLGCISCHNGINLGGNSFQKLGVVIPYPWKPTNPDRYQITKRKEDKNVYKVPSLRNITCTYPYLHDGSIPDLKTTIKVMAKHNLGIDMADEDIEKIIAFLKTLKGELPSILVEENR, translated from the coding sequence ATGACCTTTGCTTTTGAAGCGCTTCAGCCTTTGCCTGTCACAGTAAAATATGACAGGGCGAAGGCTGAGCTTGGTAAAATTCTGTTTCATGATCCTTCACTTTCAAAGGACAATAAGGTTTCCTGTGCAACATGTCACGACCTTTATACAAAATGTGGAACCGACCAGAAACCTGTTTCAACAGGATTTGCCGGCAGAAAAGGAACAGTTAACTCACCTACGGTCTTTAATGCTGTTTTCAATTTCAGACAGTTCTGGAATGGTAGAGCTAAAGACCTGCGGGAGCAGTTAATAGGTCCAATAACAAACCCTGTTGAGATGAATTCTTCCCCCAAAGAAATTGAAGAAAAACTGAATAAAAATCCTTTTTACAGAAAAAAGTTTAAAGAGATATACCATACAAACAGAATAAAATTTGAACAGGTGGCAGATGCAATTGTTGAGTTTGAAAAAGCCCTCATAACACCAAATAGCAAGTTTGACAGATATCTCAGAGGTTTAGTGAAGCTATCTCCTGAAGAAGAGGAAGGATTTAAACTGTTTAAAAGACTTGGCTGTATCTCCTGCCATAATGGTATAAATCTTGGAGGAAATTCCTTCCAAAAACTTGGTGTTGTAATTCCATATCCATGGAAACCAACAAATCCTGATAGATACCAAATCACTAAAAGAAAAGAAGATAAAAACGTTTATAAAGTTCCTTCCCTCAGGAATATCACCTGCACTTATCCTTATCTCCACGATGGAAGTATTCCAGATCTTAAAACTACTATCAAAGTAATGGCTAAGCATAATCTTGGAATAGATATGGCCGATGAAGATATTGAGAAAATAATTGCCTTTTTGAAGACTTTGAAGGGAGAACTTCCATCAATACTTGTAGAGGAAAATAGGTGA